In Caldilineales bacterium, the following proteins share a genomic window:
- a CDS encoding XdhC/CoxI family protein has translation MSIALLEALAASLQNQEPVALARVIRSPRPEQIGARAVIWLDRPPQGSLGLGELEAQALGEAVASLAEGRHRLLRYPDQGIEVFVEVQQRPPRLLIVGAGHIAVPLCELGALCDFSVIVIDDRPQFANRSRFPRADKVIAADIRQTVSALAADSETYVVLVTRGHSLDVECLTTILDRPLPYIGMIGSKRRVRAVFDLLEREQGIDRAQLERVHAPIGLAIRAETPAEIAVSIMAQIIAVRRGGRQA, from the coding sequence ATGTCCATCGCCTTGTTGGAGGCCCTGGCCGCATCGCTCCAGAACCAGGAACCCGTAGCCCTGGCCAGGGTCATCCGCAGCCCTCGCCCTGAGCAGATAGGGGCCAGGGCCGTCATCTGGCTCGATCGCCCGCCGCAAGGCAGCCTGGGGTTGGGGGAGTTGGAAGCGCAGGCGCTGGGCGAGGCCGTAGCGTCTCTGGCCGAAGGCCGCCACCGACTGCTTCGCTACCCCGACCAGGGCATCGAGGTTTTCGTCGAAGTCCAGCAACGCCCGCCCCGCCTCTTGATCGTCGGCGCCGGCCACATCGCTGTGCCGCTGTGCGAGCTAGGCGCGCTGTGCGATTTCAGTGTCATCGTCATCGACGACCGGCCGCAGTTTGCCAACCGCAGCCGTTTCCCGCGCGCCGACAAAGTCATCGCCGCCGACATCCGCCAGACCGTAAGCGCCCTGGCCGCCGACTCCGAAACGTATGTCGTCCTGGTCACGCGCGGGCACAGCCTGGACGTGGAATGCCTGACCACCATCCTCGACCGGCCCCTCCCTTATATTGGCATGATCGGCTCGAAGCGCCGCGTGCGCGCCGTCTTCGACTTGCTGGAACGCGAACAGGGCATTGACCGCGCCCAACTGGAACGCGTCCATGCCCCCATCGGCCTTGCCATCCGCGCCGAGACGCCCGCCGAGATCGCCGTCAGCATCATGGCCCAGATCATCGCCGTCCGGCGGGGCGGCCGCCAAGCGTAG
- a CDS encoding glycosyltransferase family 39 protein: MGGRRSFLLLLALYLALATAYSLSLPLGEAPDEADHYAYARHLALNRSLPQGPTITQGKHPPLYHAAVAAVAAWTGMDFDFLRSNPDAFPLGPAAPPNFFVHTTVEAWPWQGGALAMRLGRLLSVLLGAVTVWAAWRLGRDCFAGAAEAGLLAGAFLATLPGFLFISGAVNNDNAAGAFGSLALVIMAAMIWRGPGLGRSIRLGLVLGLGLLSKVGTLALWPLAALATAGGLWPERRRARAWLVGLGHLAISLGIGTLVASPWLVHNWRLYGDPLGWDLVRATVDQRTSPLGFADLVWLARGLFGYFWGRFGAIGQVRLPPWAYLLALAVSLFLLAGIVIFWRRRLSDYRWRFSVALLALAPLLTLASIVQYSTIALGTDQARLMWPAIAAVGAWAGVGLAGWGQALRSRRRLAAAGIIVMTSYGLAALLLALRPAFAPPPAVASLTAAESLASFGEDFNLVAVALPDHPLAVGETATITLFWRARQPLAADLRPVVRLVHQDGWLAAERDHSPAQGRFSTDRWLAGEVIADTFTLTPNPASGGEFALWLGVRPFRGEWLAAQPSADGVFVRLGSLRFE; encoded by the coding sequence ATGGGCGGGCGGCGATCCTTCCTCCTCCTCCTGGCCCTCTACCTGGCCCTGGCAACGGCCTATTCGCTGTCATTGCCTTTGGGCGAGGCCCCTGACGAGGCCGACCACTATGCCTATGCCCGCCACCTGGCGCTGAACCGCAGCCTGCCGCAAGGCCCCACCATCACCCAGGGCAAACATCCGCCGCTCTACCATGCCGCCGTCGCCGCCGTGGCCGCTTGGACGGGGATGGATTTCGATTTTCTGCGCTCCAACCCCGACGCCTTCCCTCTCGGCCCGGCCGCTCCGCCTAACTTCTTCGTCCACACCACCGTGGAAGCATGGCCCTGGCAGGGGGGAGCGCTGGCGATGCGGCTGGGCAGGCTGCTTTCGGTGTTGCTGGGCGCGGTCACGGTCTGGGCTGCGTGGCGGCTTGGTCGTGACTGCTTTGCAGGCGCGGCAGAGGCCGGCCTGCTTGCCGGCGCCTTTCTTGCCACCCTGCCCGGCTTCCTGTTCATCAGCGGGGCGGTGAACAACGACAACGCCGCCGGCGCCTTTGGCAGCCTGGCCCTGGTGATCATGGCGGCGATGATCTGGCGGGGACCGGGCCTGGGCCGCAGCATCAGGCTGGGGCTGGTTCTCGGGCTGGGGCTGCTGTCGAAGGTGGGGACACTGGCCCTGTGGCCGCTGGCAGCCCTGGCCACAGCGGGCGGACTCTGGCCCGAACGACGGCGGGCGCGGGCCTGGCTGGTTGGGTTGGGCCACCTGGCCATCAGCCTGGGGATAGGGACACTGGTCGCCTCGCCCTGGTTGGTGCACAACTGGCGGCTCTATGGCGATCCCCTGGGCTGGGACTTGGTGCGGGCCACGGTCGATCAGCGCACCTCGCCGCTGGGTTTTGCCGATCTGGTCTGGCTGGCGAGAGGGTTGTTTGGCTACTTCTGGGGGCGTTTTGGCGCCATCGGCCAGGTGCGTTTGCCCCCCTGGGCCTATCTCCTCGCCCTTGCCGTCAGCCTGTTCTTGCTGGCCGGCATCGTGATCTTCTGGCGTCGCCGTCTTTCCGACTATCGCTGGCGCTTCTCGGTTGCGCTCCTCGCCCTGGCGCCCCTGCTGACCCTAGCCTCGATCGTGCAGTATTCGACCATCGCCCTGGGCACCGACCAGGCGCGGCTCATGTGGCCGGCGATCGCTGCCGTGGGCGCCTGGGCGGGGGTGGGGCTGGCCGGTTGGGGCCAGGCGCTGCGCTCCCGCCGCCGACTGGCGGCCGCAGGCATCATCGTGATGACGAGCTACGGGCTGGCCGCCCTCCTGCTGGCGCTGCGCCCGGCCTTTGCGCCGCCGCCGGCCGTCGCCTCCCTGACCGCCGCCGAAAGCCTGGCCTCATTCGGCGAGGATTTCAATCTCGTTGCCGTCGCCCTGCCCGACCACCCCCTGGCCGTTGGCGAAACGGCGACCATCACGCTGTTCTGGCGGGCGCGGCAGCCGCTGGCGGCGGATCTGCGCCCGGTCGTGCGCCTTGTCCATCAAGATGGCTGGCTGGCGGCCGAGCGAGACCATAGCCCGGCCCAGGGTCGCTTCAGCACCGACCGCTGGCTGGCGGGGGAGGTCATCGCCGACACGTTCACGCTGACGCCCAACCCGGCGAGCGGCGGTGAATTCGCCCTTTGGCTGGGGGTGAGACCGTTCCGGGGCGAGTGGTTGGCCGCGCAACCGTCCGCCGACGGTGTGTTCGTGCGGCTGGGCAGCCTCCGTTTCGAATAG
- a CDS encoding transposase: MSQPDLDRQGERETPNLDRQGETLNLDRQGETLNLDRQGETLNLDRQGETPNLDRQGETPNLDRQGETPNLDRQGETPNLDRQGETPNLDRQGETPNLDRQGETPNLDRQGETLNLDRQGKEEEAHAPSLTVGVRDEFGGGPLAYFITFRTYGTWLHGHDAGSVDREHNMIGTPMLPTDPEREAYERSLMDQPPYALDAARRDVVLAAIQEVCHHRNWVLLAAHVRTTHAHVVVQAVAKPEKVMNDFKAYASRSLNQVGFENSERKRWTRHGSTLYLWKRDEVVAAIHYVVYEQGVPMAVYENTTWENRDQQ, from the coding sequence ATGAGCCAACCAGACCTCGACCGTCAGGGAGAGCGAGAGACACCGAACCTCGACCGTCAGGGAGAGACACTGAACCTCGACCGTCAGGGAGAGACACTGAACCTCGACCGTCAGGGAGAGACACTGAACCTCGACCGTCAGGGAGAGACACCGAACCTGGACCGTCAGGGAGAGACACCGAACCTGGACCGTCAGGGAGAGACACCGAACCTGGACCGTCAGGGAGAGACACCGAACCTGGACCGTCAGGGAGAGACACCGAACCTCGACCGTCAGGGAGAGACACCGAACCTCGACCGTCAGGGAGAGACACCGAACCTCGACCGTCAGGGAGAGACACTGAACCTCGACCGTCAGGGAAAGGAAGAAGAGGCACATGCCCCCTCCCTAACGGTCGGGGTTCGGGATGAGTTTGGTGGGGGGCCGTTGGCCTATTTCATCACCTTTCGCACCTACGGAACCTGGCTTCATGGACATGATGCCGGATCAGTTGATCGCGAACATAACATGATCGGAACGCCAATGTTGCCTACGGATCCAGAACGCGAAGCCTACGAACGATCGTTGATGGATCAGCCGCCATATGCATTGGATGCAGCCAGACGTGATGTCGTTCTCGCCGCCATTCAGGAAGTCTGTCATCACCGCAACTGGGTGCTGCTGGCTGCGCATGTTCGGACAACCCATGCCCATGTGGTCGTGCAGGCTGTCGCAAAGCCAGAAAAAGTCATGAACGACTTCAAAGCATATGCTTCACGAAGTCTCAACCAGGTCGGATTCGAGAATTCCGAACGCAAACGATGGACCCGACACGGCAGCACGCTCTATCTCTGGAAACGCGACGAGGTAGTGGCAGCCATTCACTACGTGGTTTATGAACAGGGTGTGCCGATGGCCGTATACGAGAACACCACTTGGGAAAATCGCGACCAACAATGA
- a CDS encoding MBL fold metallo-hydrolase: MQIHHLIVGLLEVNCFLLVDEASHEALLIDPGDEADDILDRVRRTAARLTRITNTHAHFDHVLAVPQVQAATGATFHLHQDELPVLGWAAEATAAWLGRKWGPPPPVDGFLAPGEALRLGETAFEIRHVPGHSPGSIIFIDHAGRRAWVGDTVFAGSIGRTDFPGCSYPQLIAAIHSQILTLPDDYTLYPGHGAFTTVGRERRTNPYLGA; the protein is encoded by the coding sequence ATGCAAATCCATCATCTCATCGTCGGCCTCCTCGAAGTCAACTGTTTTCTGCTCGTGGACGAGGCCAGCCACGAGGCCTTGCTCATCGACCCCGGCGACGAGGCCGATGACATCCTCGACCGGGTCAGGCGCACCGCCGCGCGCCTGACCCGCATCACCAACACCCACGCCCATTTCGACCACGTCCTGGCCGTGCCGCAAGTGCAGGCCGCCACCGGCGCCACTTTCCACCTCCATCAGGACGAATTGCCCGTGTTGGGGTGGGCGGCCGAGGCCACCGCCGCCTGGTTGGGGCGCAAGTGGGGGCCGCCGCCGCCGGTGGATGGCTTTCTGGCGCCGGGGGAGGCTCTCCGCCTGGGCGAGACCGCCTTCGAGATCCGCCATGTCCCCGGCCACTCGCCTGGCTCGATCATCTTCATCGACCATGCCGGCCGCCGCGCCTGGGTGGGCGACACCGTCTTCGCCGGCAGCATCGGCCGCACCGACTTCCCCGGTTGCAGCTATCCGCAGCTCATCGCCGCCATCCACAGCCAGATCCTCACCCTGCCCGACGACTACACACTCTATCCCGGCCACGGCGCCTTCACCACCGTCGGCCGCGAGCGCCGCACCAATCCCTATCTGGGGGCCTAG
- a CDS encoding SGNH/GDSL hydrolase family protein has product MRRRRRLWPHAFLVLFVLMGGLQACQIEADEPAPLNAVWIIGDSITRGLYASNEAAMFRHHVFTDLQDRRPGQIRLLFWEGMCTLGRLEARWERLEPLPPPTILFIELGVNDILPSPTCEQVPEAEWQARYGAMLDRFRQLAPQAQIIVGTTPWVGWDDERRARAQLYNGWIRQEAEVRGLAVADLWAATVDRPDGLSSPDQPNPFPPDFHGDGFHPNDLGHQRIADAFLSAYYWHYARDGLTYFPLIASGDAGRVAGRVAGRVAGRVAGRVASAN; this is encoded by the coding sequence ATGCGCCGCCGGCGTCGTCTCTGGCCCCATGCTTTCCTGGTCTTGTTCGTCCTCATGGGCGGGCTGCAAGCCTGCCAGATCGAGGCCGACGAACCGGCGCCGCTGAATGCTGTCTGGATCATCGGCGACAGCATCACCCGCGGCCTCTATGCCAGCAACGAGGCCGCCATGTTCCGCCATCATGTCTTCACCGACCTTCAAGATCGTCGCCCCGGCCAAATCCGTCTGCTCTTCTGGGAGGGTATGTGCACCCTCGGCCGGCTGGAGGCGCGCTGGGAGCGGCTGGAACCACTGCCCCCGCCCACCATCCTCTTCATCGAACTGGGCGTCAACGACATCCTGCCCAGCCCGACCTGCGAACAAGTGCCCGAAGCCGAATGGCAGGCCCGCTACGGCGCCATGCTCGACCGCTTCCGCCAGCTCGCACCCCAGGCCCAGATCATCGTCGGCACAACGCCCTGGGTGGGGTGGGACGACGAGCGCCGCGCGCGGGCGCAGCTCTACAACGGCTGGATCCGCCAGGAAGCCGAAGTGCGGGGCCTGGCTGTGGCCGATCTCTGGGCGGCTACGGTCGATCGGCCCGATGGCCTCTCCTCACCCGACCAGCCCAACCCTTTCCCGCCCGATTTTCATGGCGATGGCTTTCACCCCAACGACCTCGGCCACCAGCGCATCGCCGACGCCTTCCTGTCCGCCTACTACTGGCACTACGCACGTGACGGACTCACCTACTTCCCGCTCATCGCCAGTGGGGACGCCGGCCGGGTTGCGGGCCGGGTTGCGGGCCGGGTTGCGGGCCGGGTTGCGGGCCGGGTTGCGAGCGCCAACTGA
- the tpiA gene encoding triose-phosphate isomerase, translated as MRKPIIAGNWKMNKTIAEALELVRGIEAGVRDVSAVETIVCPPFPALFPVAQALAGTDVGVGAQDVYFEEKGAFTGEVAAGMLAGLVSYGIIGHSERRAFFGETDEWVNKKARALLAHGITPIICVGESLEQNQRGETDAFVGSQMRAALAGLSAEQVAGLVIAYEPIWAIGTGLTATAADANRIIGVSIRGVVADLYGEATAQAIRIQYGGSANAKNIYDFILQPEIDGALVGGASLTADSFVTMVKETARARGF; from the coding sequence ATGCGCAAACCAATCATTGCCGGCAACTGGAAGATGAACAAGACTATTGCCGAGGCGCTGGAGCTGGTGCGAGGCATCGAGGCCGGCGTCCGGGATGTCAGCGCGGTCGAGACCATCGTCTGCCCGCCCTTCCCCGCTCTGTTCCCGGTGGCCCAGGCGCTGGCCGGGACGGACGTGGGCGTGGGCGCCCAGGATGTCTACTTCGAGGAGAAAGGCGCCTTCACCGGCGAGGTGGCGGCAGGGATGCTGGCCGGACTGGTCAGCTACGGCATTATCGGCCACTCCGAACGCCGCGCCTTCTTCGGCGAGACCGATGAGTGGGTGAACAAGAAGGCCAGGGCGCTGCTGGCTCACGGCATCACCCCCATCATCTGCGTGGGCGAGAGTCTGGAACAGAACCAACGCGGCGAGACCGATGCCTTCGTGGGCAGCCAGATGCGGGCGGCTCTGGCCGGGCTTAGCGCCGAACAGGTGGCGGGGCTGGTCATCGCCTACGAGCCGATCTGGGCGATCGGCACCGGCCTGACCGCAACCGCCGCCGACGCCAACCGCATCATCGGCGTCAGCATCCGCGGCGTCGTCGCCGATCTGTACGGCGAAGCCACGGCGCAGGCCATCCGCATCCAATACGGTGGCAGCGCCAACGCCAAGAATATCTACGACTTCATCCTCCAGCCTGAGATCGATGGCGCCCTGGTCGGCGGGGCCAGCCTGACCGCCGATTCGTTCGTCACGATGGTGAAAGAGACGGCCCGGGCAAGAGGATTCTGA
- a CDS encoding transglycosylase domain-containing protein yields MTDSPTSRSSPVGTPAGLRAGLRAGLRAGLRAGLRAPTDAANDLPPARRRRARRWRVLLLPVLLLAMGIGLAIVFFGPLPGLDRMAAPAAPATRILDRNGLLLYEIADPARGNYQPIPLDEMPPACRQATIATEDKRFYQHPGVDVLAILRAAWADWRHGAVVQGGSTLTQQLARLLLLDESERYERSLRRKLREALLAWRLERRLSKDEILALYLNSVYYGHFATGIEAAARSYFGRPAAELDLAQCALLAGLPQAPVAYNPIENPDAARARQQQVLELMVEAAYLDPDEARRTAAEPLHFAASPFPIDAPHFVFYVQGQVERAIGRDDLARGDLRITTTLDLPLTQAAETAIRRRLAEMNRPGPDLPLQRRAENAALVALDPASGALLAFVGSPDYFDARISGALDAALVWRQPGSALKPLTYAVALDPGLSAAAGRDPFTAATVLADVPSTFITREGDPYRPLNYDQLFHGPVSVRAALANSYNIPAVRTLDAIGIDALLAQARRHGITTFGAADRYGLALTLGGGEVTLLELTAAYAPFAHAGQPVQPIAIARIEDRDGRLLFDAGLDGRPVYNPSGWNLPTAVALPPVLDPRTAALITDILSDNDARAASFGFSSPLRLDRPAAAKTGTTTDWRDNWTIGYTPDLLAGVWVGNADNTPMYGASGIDGAAPIWHDFMTLAHKALPVRPFTRPAGLVERDICSPSGLLASPDCPQVRRELFIAGSEPTRIDDQYQRIAVDLRTGQPASSDTPATALGERVAWAPPSLLRDWAQQEGLLLAPSTPSSHPGSAPSSAPSLPSGQALQLLSPDPNTTYLLDSRLPAAAQRLQLAISYSGDEPLTGVAYLVDGVSVTVVTAWPWTAWWDLERGSHTVQAVGSSESQATILSPLVSFQVE; encoded by the coding sequence GTGACGGACTCACCTACTTCCCGCTCATCGCCAGTGGGGACGCCGGCCGGGTTGCGGGCCGGGTTGCGGGCCGGGTTGCGGGCCGGGTTGCGGGCCGGGTTGCGAGCGCCAACTGACGCGGCCAACGACCTGCCGCCCGCTCGCCGGCGTCGCGCCCGCCGCTGGCGAGTCTTGCTCTTGCCCGTCCTCCTGCTGGCGATGGGGATAGGTCTCGCCATCGTCTTCTTCGGCCCGCTGCCCGGCCTCGACCGCATGGCGGCCCCCGCCGCGCCCGCCACCCGTATCCTCGACCGCAACGGCCTGCTCCTCTACGAGATCGCCGACCCGGCGCGGGGCAACTATCAGCCCATCCCCCTCGACGAGATGCCGCCGGCCTGCCGCCAGGCCACCATCGCCACCGAAGACAAACGCTTCTACCAGCACCCCGGCGTCGACGTTCTCGCCATCCTGCGCGCGGCCTGGGCCGACTGGCGTCACGGCGCCGTCGTCCAGGGCGGCTCCACCCTCACCCAGCAACTCGCCCGGCTGCTGTTGCTGGACGAAAGCGAGCGCTACGAACGCAGTCTGCGCCGCAAACTGCGCGAAGCCCTGCTTGCCTGGCGCCTCGAACGCCGCCTGAGCAAAGACGAAATCCTGGCCCTCTATCTCAACAGCGTCTACTACGGGCATTTTGCCACCGGCATCGAGGCCGCCGCCCGTTCCTACTTCGGTCGCCCGGCCGCCGAGCTGGACCTGGCCCAATGCGCTCTCCTGGCCGGGCTGCCGCAGGCCCCGGTGGCCTACAACCCGATCGAGAACCCCGACGCCGCCAGGGCCAGGCAACAGCAGGTGCTCGAACTCATGGTCGAGGCCGCTTATCTCGACCCCGACGAGGCCCGTCGCACTGCCGCCGAACCGCTTCATTTTGCCGCTTCGCCCTTTCCCATCGATGCCCCGCACTTCGTCTTCTACGTGCAGGGCCAGGTCGAACGGGCGATCGGCCGCGACGACCTGGCCCGGGGCGACCTCCGCATCACCACCACCCTCGATCTGCCCCTGACCCAGGCGGCCGAGACCGCCATCCGCCGCCGCCTGGCCGAGATGAACCGCCCCGGCCCTGACCTGCCCCTCCAACGCCGGGCCGAGAACGCCGCCCTCGTCGCCCTCGACCCGGCCAGCGGCGCCCTGCTTGCCTTCGTCGGCAGCCCCGATTACTTCGACGCCCGCATCTCCGGCGCCCTCGACGCCGCCCTCGTCTGGCGGCAACCCGGCTCCGCCCTCAAACCCCTCACCTACGCCGTCGCCCTCGACCCCGGCCTCAGCGCCGCCGCCGGACGCGACCCCTTCACCGCCGCCACCGTCCTGGCCGACGTCCCCTCCACCTTCATCACCCGCGAAGGCGACCCCTACCGTCCGCTCAACTACGACCAGTTGTTTCATGGCCCCGTCTCGGTGCGCGCCGCCCTGGCCAACTCCTACAACATCCCCGCTGTGCGCACCCTCGACGCCATCGGCATCGACGCCCTGCTGGCCCAGGCCCGGCGCCATGGCATCACCACCTTCGGCGCCGCCGACCGTTACGGTCTGGCCCTGACCCTGGGTGGAGGCGAAGTCACGCTGCTAGAACTGACCGCCGCCTACGCCCCCTTCGCCCATGCCGGGCAGCCGGTCCAGCCTATCGCCATTGCCCGTATCGAAGACCGGGACGGCCGCCTGCTGTTCGACGCCGGCCTGGACGGCCGGCCGGTCTACAACCCATCCGGCTGGAACCTGCCCACCGCCGTCGCTCTCCCGCCCGTGCTCGACCCCCGCACCGCCGCCCTGATCACCGACATCCTCAGTGACAACGACGCCCGCGCCGCCAGTTTTGGCTTTTCTAGCCCGCTGCGGCTCGACCGCCCCGCCGCCGCCAAGACCGGCACCACCACCGACTGGCGCGACAACTGGACCATCGGCTACACCCCCGACCTGCTGGCCGGGGTGTGGGTGGGCAACGCCGACAACACCCCCATGTACGGGGCCAGCGGCATCGACGGCGCCGCCCCCATCTGGCACGATTTCATGACCCTGGCCCACAAAGCCTTGCCCGTCCGTCCCTTCACTCGCCCTGCCGGTCTGGTCGAACGCGACATCTGCTCCCCCTCCGGCCTCCTGGCCTCGCCCGACTGTCCCCAGGTGCGGCGGGAGCTCTTCATCGCCGGCTCCGAACCGACCCGCATCGACGACCAATACCAGCGCATCGCCGTCGACCTGCGCACCGGCCAACCGGCCTCATCCGACACCCCAGCCACCGCCCTGGGCGAGCGGGTTGCCTGGGCCCCACCGTCGCTGCTGCGCGATTGGGCGCAGCAAGAGGGCCTCCTCCTGGCGCCCTCCACCCCATCGTCGCACCCAGGTTCGGCTCCGTCCTCTGCCCCTTCGCTGCCTTCAGGACAGGCTCTCCAACTCCTTAGCCCTGACCCCAACACCACCTATCTGCTCGACTCCCGTCTGCCGGCCGCGGCCCAGCGCCTGCAACTGGCCATCAGCTACAGCGGCGACGAGCCACTGACAGGGGTTGCCTATCTCGTCGATGGCGTCAGCGTGACCGTGGTGACGGCCTGGCCGTGGACGGCGTGGTGGGATCTCGAACGGGGGTCACATACGGTGCAGGCGGTGGGGAGCAGCGAGTCGCAAGCAACGATCCTTTCGCCGCTTGTGTCGTTCCAGGTGGAATAG
- a CDS encoding phosphoglycerate kinase: MPKKSIRDVDLRGKRVLMRVDFNVPLANGVVTDDKRIRAALPSIQHVLDQGAALILMSHLGRPKGNGFEAEFSLKPAADALAKLLGRPVLMAPDCIGDDVEAMAASLKPGDVLMLENTRFHKGEEKNDLSLAQQMAVLGDVYVNDAFGSAHRAHASTEAIAQCLPGVCGFLMEQELDYLSRATENPARPYVAILGGAKISDKIAVVENMLRKADAVIIGGGMANTFLAAKGFAMQDSLVEPGAIDTARAILAQAGGRLLLPVDAVIADKFEAEANSQVVDVDQVPPGWRIMDIGPKSIEAFADVLKTAKLVVWNGPMGVFEMPKFAEGTFAIARLLATLDATTVIGGGDSASAVKKAGVANKMTHVSTGGGASLEFLEGKTLPGVAVLQDA, encoded by the coding sequence ATGCCAAAGAAAAGCATCCGTGATGTCGATCTCCGCGGCAAACGCGTGCTCATGCGCGTGGATTTCAATGTGCCGCTGGCGAACGGCGTCGTCACCGACGACAAGCGCATCCGCGCCGCCCTGCCCAGCATCCAGCATGTGCTCGATCAAGGCGCGGCGCTCATCCTGATGAGCCACCTGGGCCGGCCCAAAGGCAACGGTTTCGAGGCCGAGTTCAGCCTCAAACCCGCGGCCGACGCCCTGGCGAAACTCCTCGGCCGGCCGGTGCTCATGGCCCCCGACTGCATCGGCGACGATGTCGAAGCGATGGCCGCCTCGCTCAAGCCGGGCGATGTGCTCATGCTCGAGAACACCCGCTTCCACAAAGGCGAGGAGAAGAACGACCTTAGCCTGGCCCAGCAAATGGCCGTCCTGGGCGATGTTTACGTCAACGACGCCTTCGGCTCGGCCCACCGCGCCCATGCCAGCACCGAGGCCATCGCTCAGTGCCTGCCCGGCGTCTGCGGCTTCTTGATGGAGCAGGAACTGGACTATCTCAGCCGCGCCACCGAGAACCCCGCCCGCCCCTACGTGGCCATCCTGGGCGGGGCCAAGATCAGCGACAAGATCGCCGTGGTCGAGAACATGCTGCGCAAGGCCGACGCCGTCATCATCGGCGGCGGCATGGCCAACACCTTCCTGGCCGCCAAAGGCTTTGCCATGCAAGATAGCCTGGTCGAGCCGGGCGCGATCGATACCGCCAGGGCCATCCTCGCCCAGGCCGGCGGCCGTTTGCTGCTGCCGGTCGATGCCGTCATCGCCGACAAATTCGAGGCCGAAGCCAACAGCCAGGTCGTCGATGTCGACCAGGTGCCCCCCGGCTGGCGGATCATGGACATCGGCCCCAAGAGCATCGAAGCTTTTGCCGATGTGCTCAAAACCGCTAAGCTGGTGGTCTGGAACGGGCCGATGGGCGTGTTCGAGATGCCGAAATTCGCCGAAGGCACCTTTGCCATCGCCCGGCTGCTGGCCACGCTCGACGCCACCACCGTCATCGGCGGCGGCGATAGCGCCAGCGCCGTCAAGAAGGCCGGGGTGGCCAACAAGATGACGCACGTCTCCACCGGCGGCGGGGCCTCGCTCGAATTCCTGGAAGGCAAGACCCTGCCAGGCGTGGCCGTGCTCCAGGACGCCTGA
- the gap gene encoding type I glyceraldehyde-3-phosphate dehydrogenase, producing MTLRIGINGFGRIGRQVFKAIRDRYPGELEVVAFNDIGDLKTMAHLLKYDSNYGRFDGTVTTEGEDTLVVDGKPLKVFKETDPGKIPWGDLGVGIVVESTGLFTIKKDGVNKKGKVVQGAENHIVRGGAKKVIISAPAEGEDLTLVMGVNNDMYDPAQHHVVSNASCTTNCLAPAAKVVHDNYRIVRGLMTTIHAYTNDQKILDLPHSDLRRARAAALSIIPTTTGAAKAVALVIPDLKGKFDGYALRVPTSTVSVVDFTAQIEKPCTTEELRQAFRDAAAGPLKGILAAVDEPLVSIDYKGDPHSSSVDLPFTMVLGKEKSDFIKVVTWYDNEWGYSVRTADLAKFMADKGL from the coding sequence ATGACCCTTCGCATCGGCATCAACGGTTTTGGGCGCATCGGACGCCAGGTCTTCAAGGCCATCCGCGATCGCTATCCCGGCGAACTCGAAGTCGTCGCCTTCAACGACATCGGCGACCTCAAGACCATGGCCCATCTGCTCAAGTATGACTCGAACTACGGCCGTTTCGATGGCACGGTCACGACCGAGGGCGAAGACACCCTGGTCGTGGATGGCAAACCGCTCAAAGTCTTCAAAGAGACCGACCCCGGCAAGATCCCCTGGGGCGATCTGGGCGTCGGCATCGTGGTCGAGAGCACCGGTCTGTTCACGATCAAGAAGGACGGCGTCAACAAGAAAGGCAAGGTCGTGCAGGGCGCCGAGAATCACATCGTCCGCGGCGGGGCCAAGAAAGTCATCATCTCGGCCCCGGCCGAAGGTGAAGACCTGACCCTCGTCATGGGCGTGAACAACGACATGTACGACCCGGCCCAACACCACGTCGTCTCCAACGCCTCTTGCACCACCAACTGTCTGGCCCCGGCGGCCAAAGTCGTCCACGACAACTATCGCATCGTGCGCGGGCTGATGACCACCATCCACGCCTACACCAACGACCAGAAAATCCTCGACCTGCCCCATAGCGACCTGCGCCGCGCCCGCGCCGCCGCCCTGAGCATCATCCCCACCACCACCGGCGCCGCCAAGGCCGTGGCCCTGGTCATCCCCGACCTCAAGGGCAAATTCGATGGCTACGCCCTGCGCGTCCCCACCTCCACCGTCTCGGTCGTCGACTTCACCGCCCAGATCGAAAAACCCTGCACCACCGAGGAACTGCGCCAGGCCTTCCGTGATGCCGCCGCCGGCCCCCTCAAGGGCATTCTGGCGGCGGTGGATGAGCCGCTCGTGAGCATCGACTACAAGGGCGACCCGCATAGCTCGTCGGTCGACCTGCCCTTCACGATGGTGCTGGGCAAAGAAAAGAGCGACTTCATCAAAGTCGTCACCTGGTACGACAACGAGTGGGGCTACAGCGTTCGCACCGCCGACCTGGCCAAATTCATGGCCGACAAGGGTCTCTAG